AGTGGAAATAATCGTTTatatagaagaagaactgaTCAGGAACGGAACCTAAATTATGAGTCGGAAGCATCTATCACACAGGATAATATCGAACGCCATAATAACGATTCAATTAATAGTGAGAACGCTGCAAGCGATGATTCCGAAAGTAATGGTGAAAATACAAATGATAGAAATGCTAGAACTCCCAACAAAGGAGGTGAGCCGAAAATTCAATTCAACATTACAGAACCTCCTAGGAAGAGAAGAACACAAAATTTTCATATTATGGAAGCCACAAGACCCAACATACCACATAATGCACATAAAAGAACATCAAGTAATTTATTTCTCAAGCAATTGTCCAAAGGTAAGCGGATACGGCATAATCTTAAAAGGAGACTTTCTAGTGGACCATTTGAGAAAAATGAATCGCCATTTAATccttcaataaaaaatgtgAACAAGCAGAAAGGTTCTCAGAAAGAGACTAATCAAGACAACGGTGAAGATTACTTTGCAGACAATGAGAGTGATGACGATGATAATAATCCAGCCAGTTCTGACTACAATGGGCTATCCAAAACTGTATCATATAACAACACTGAGGATAGAAAGCCTGACCCGGTAAGACTTACTATGGAGAGAGCGATGACTATGGATAATATAACACCTGAGGATCTCAATAAGTTAGCTCAAAAACCTGACTTCCAAAAAATGGTATAcaaaaattggaaaagaaaacacaggaaaaacaagaagaatagAAAATTAGGatggaataaaaaatttgattttgaggACACACTACCCACCGTTTTTGACAGTCATAATGAGGGCCATCAAAGGACGATGTctaatgatgaagataacGAAGACATTAGAAATGGTAATATTGACAGGTATAACACGATTGACTACAACGATGGTTACCAAATTGATCCCGACATGAATGAGGAGGGCTATTTTGGCGTTTCTTTTAATAATGACTACAATTTTAGTCGTCATCCTTTTTCTCGGACAATGAGTGCCAACTATCTGTCTTGGGAGCCTACAGTTGGACGTAATTCTTTATTTGTCGATCTAAGTAGAGCACAGAAGGAAGAATTAGGTGGTGTTGAATATAGATCGATTAAATTATTATGCAAAATTCTTGTTATCTATTACCTGGGCTTTCATATCATGTCATTCACAATGCTACTTCCTTGGATTACTCATAAGacaaaatataaacatATTGTAAGGGATGATGGTGTATCTCCAGGTTGGTGGGGTTTTTTTACAGCTATGAGTGCTTTTAATGACTTGGGTTTGACACTAACTCCTGATTCAATGAGCTCTTTCAATCGGGCAGCCTATCCACTTATTGTAATGATTTGGTTCATAATTATAGGTAACACTGGATTTCCTGTATTATTGAGATTCATAATATGGGTGATGTATCACTTATCGTCAGATTTGTCACAACTGAGGGAGAGTCTGGCCTTCTTGCTGGACCATCCTCGTCGTTGTTTCACGCTATTATTTCCTAGCACCGCTACATGGTGGTTATTTGGAATTTTGGTAGGTCTAAACATTACAGATTGGATTTTGTTTATCATTCTGGACTTTAATAATGTCGTTGTGAAGCCGAATCCCAAAGGTTATAGAGTTTTAATGGGATTGTTTCAAGCAGTTAGCACAAGAACCGCTGGGTTTTCTGTTGTCGATCTAAGCCAACTTAATTCTGCAGTGCAAGTGTCATATATGATTATGATGTACGTGTCTGTTTTGCCTTTGGCTATTTCTATTCGTAGAACTAATGTTTACGAAGAGCAATCTTTGGGTTTGTACGGGAATGTAGAAGATGATGACTCAAGTGATTCAGATTATGAAGACCATTTAAGTTCGGAGGAAGAACTATTAGCTAAAAATGGAGATAACGACGATGACGAAGAAACGCTAGACTCACAATATTATTCGAAATCCATACGCGGTAGAAATGATAGCGATGAAAGCTCTTCTAATGAAGGAGGTAGTAACTCTTCAgcaaagaagagaaaaaggaCAGCCAAAAAAGAATCCTCCAAAggtaaaaagaagaaaagaagagtgtctgaaaagaaatctaAATCGTTTATTGGTGCACATTTACGGCGCCAATTATCCTTTGATTTAtggtttttatttttaggTCTTTTTGTTATCTGTATTTGTGAAAACGGGAAGATTAAAGACGTTGCGAGACCTGCATTTAATGTGTTTCCTATTCTCTTTGAGATCGTGAGTGCCTATGGTACTGTCGGCCTATCTCTCGGATATCCAAATACTTCGCAGTCACTGTCAGGACAATTTACTACTCTCTCTAAGCTTGTGATCATTGCTATGCTAATTAGAGGAAGAAACAGAGGTCTGCCATACACTCTTGACAGAGCCATTATATTACCAAGTGACAGACTTGAACGTATTGATCATATTGAAGATTTGAAGTTAAAACGGACTGCAGGCCTACATGCAAGGCATCAACCAAGGCCCGAAGACGAGAGGAAGAAATCAAtagcaaagaaaagtttcaaatatatcaaaaaagGTGGCAAAGGTTTATTATACCCAAGCAAATTGTTATAAATTTCCCGAATATTTGGTTTTTTGAGCCGCTTTCTAGTTTACACAGCATTTGTTAAATTTTTTCGTTTCTACTATATACCAACATGCATAcactaataaaaaaatagcaTATTCTTTAACTTTACTCTcaaattataaaaatttgGTTCCGACTACTCAAGTGTGTACGATATTA
This window of the Nakaseomyces glabratus chromosome L, complete sequence genome carries:
- the TRK1 gene encoding Trk1p (CAGL0L05654g~Potassium transmembrane transporter, required for tolerance to alkali-metals and cationic drugs, and for maintenance of intracellular pH) is translated as MELRRRLSRVQTLTQFNFSYNKSFGHKFRDFIAKSGHHVKPIQKYIFPNFIAVHYFYIIFMTILASILLYPVKNFSYIDILFLAAGATTQGGLNTVNINELTLYQQMIIYIICCLCTPIAIHGTLAFVRLYWFERYFDNIRDTSKRNYKMRRTKTILEREKTARTLSRLRTNTTIPIHKSNQENSQRSNFQEKLFSGEFVNRDEQNSIESQQDAMDSQSTQNSLPTFKGLGPSKIQKTASPRSLNSTLPSGSVLEDGESRTPYEQPIDYTIPNSNPNLTVPVERFKRRRSRDISPQDMYRSIMMLQDKHSNIDDNEEGPALVIGSPQDRQNIKPTVQSQSMGHNALTPVHSISDKEVSPKHVDANEINMGMKVKDKHGNQGPSRRSGSQSPSSENAFPNENDEEENFSPYTNSRKIKLNKHPTGRNYDNSSDDLNSAGNYNSEEGLEGENATQSTEEVSPLDSDDAYSDGDSHEYENTEVNEDSDSIQDIQSGNNRLYRRRTDQERNLNYESEASITQDNIERHNNDSINSENAASDDSESNGENTNDRNARTPNKGGEPKIQFNITEPPRKRRTQNFHIMEATRPNIPHNAHKRTSSNLFLKQLSKGKRIRHNLKRRLSSGPFEKNESPFNPSIKNVNKQKGSQKETNQDNGEDYFADNESDDDDNNPASSDYNGLSKTVSYNNTEDRKPDPVRLTMERAMTMDNITPEDLNKLAQKPDFQKMVYKNWKRKHRKNKKNRKLGWNKKFDFEDTLPTVFDSHNEGHQRTMSNDEDNEDIRNGNIDRYNTIDYNDGYQIDPDMNEEGYFGVSFNNDYNFSRHPFSRTMSANYLSWEPTVGRNSLFVDLSRAQKEELGGVEYRSIKLLCKILVIYYLGFHIMSFTMLLPWITHKTKYKHIVRDDGVSPGWWGFFTAMSAFNDLGLTLTPDSMSSFNRAAYPLIVMIWFIIIGNTGFPVLLRFIIWVMYHLSSDLSQLRESLAFLLDHPRRCFTLLFPSTATWWLFGILVGLNITDWILFIILDFNNVVVKPNPKGYRVLMGLFQAVSTRTAGFSVVDLSQLNSAVQVSYMIMMYVSVLPLAISIRRTNVYEEQSLGLYGNVEDDDSSDSDYEDHLSSEEELLAKNGDNDDDEETLDSQYYSKSIRGRNDSDESSSNEGGSNSSAKKRKRTAKKESSKGKKKKRRVSEKKSKSFIGAHLRRQLSFDLWFLFLGLFVICICENGKIKDVARPAFNVFPILFEIVSAYGTVGLSLGYPNTSQSLSGQFTTLSKLVIIAMLIRGRNRGLPYTLDRAIILPSDRLERIDHIEDLKLKRTAGLHARHQPRPEDERKKSIAKKSFKYIKKGGKGLLYPSKLL